A segment of the Bacillus sp. es.034 genome:
CCGCATCCAGCCAAAGATTCATCAGCCCGGTGATGACGAAATTCTTCGTCTGCTCCACGTCATTGATGACCCTTGATATGACTTCCCCCGCCCTGGTATTCGAATAATACTTAAAGCTGAGTCTCTGAATATGCGAGAATAGATAATCCCTCAAATCATACAGGATCTTGTTGCCTGTCCACTGTGCAAAGTACTGTCTGTAATACTCAACAGGCGGCCGTACGAGAAGGAACAGGACAAGCATGATTCCCATGATCATGAGTAGCTGACTTGTCTTCTCATCGGCTGTCAGTCCTTTAGCCCCGACGATATCATCAATGACATATTTGATTAATACGGGGATCAATAAAGGGATGGTGAATTTAATGATGCCTATGAATAATGTACCTATGATCTGCCATTTATAAGGTTTGACAAACTGAAGGTACCGTTTGATACTGTCCAAGTGATTACTCCTTTCTAAGGTGTATGCGTTTAGTTTACCCCAATAAAAAGGGGTGACCCTGTACGGAAAGAAGCAATGCAGCTCCTCCTGATCTCATGATCGATCAGGAGAAGGTTGCTCCTTACCGGGTCAGCCCTTTTACACTTATACAACTTTCCTGAAATTAAAGTTACCCTCTGTGCGTCAAATAACGCTCGTACCAAATATCGATAAAGTCCGGGGCGAACGGCCCTTTCCTTTGTCTGATCCAGCGGACAAGCTTGTCGACATTCCGCTTAAGGATATGATCGATCACATCCGGGTAACCGTACAGCTTTCGATGAGCTTCATACTCATCTTCATCGAGCAGTGTATATGTCATGTCGGGAAACACTTTGATATCCAAGTCGTAATCGATATACTTGATTGCCTCATGATCATATACAAATGGTGAGCTTAAATTACAATAATAATAAATACCGTCCTCACGAATCATACAAATAATGTTAAACCATAGCTCAGAATGGAAATAGCAGATGGCCGGCTCTCGTGTCATCCACGTCCTTCCGTCTGACTCCGTCACCATCGTCCGGTCATTTCCACCGATGATCTGATTGGTCGTCCCTTTCAGGATCGTCGTCTCATTCCAGATGCGGTGAATGTTTCCATCATGCTTGAAGCTATGTATTTGTACAGATTTTCCTTCAGTGGGAACCGCCATCGTATCCCCTTCTTTCATTTCAGAATTACCTTTATATATGGTTGTCTATTTTATCATTATAACGTTTCCTCAGAAAATTTAAAACAAAAGGGCTATCCTTAAAGAAAATATCCTTTAAGAATGGCCCGAATTTGATCTTTACTGGGGTCTAATATAGAAATGGCAGTGGAACTCCTCCTGATTTTATGATGTAACACCGCTTTGTTCCTTTTGATAGGAACGGATCACTTCATCGGTCTGCTCCTGGAAGGTTTTCTGGATTTCCCTGAGATCCTTCTTCTTCCTGAGTATTTCCTTCTGTATCGATTCTATCTTTGTCATCTCCTGAAGCTCGATCAATTCCTCCTCCAACGCCTGGCAACGCTCTATCTCGGACTGAAGATATAACAACTTATCCATTGTCTCCAATTGCACAGTAACCAACTCATTAAAACGCTGCTGCATCACTTCGACCAACTCCTCTAAACAAGCTCTCCTAACACATTCTCCCTTCAGTGCACAAACCCTTTGACTTTTTCTGTCACAATCGTGGAAGTTTTGTCGATGGAGGGACGGACCTCCATTTTTAGAGGTTATATGGAGTAGAAGTGTTGTTATATAAGGATTTGTATGATTATGAGTGTTGTTTTGAGAGGTCCGTCCCTTAAAAATGAAAAAGCACCCATCGAAATGGGTGCTTTTTCTGTCAAGAACAATGAAATTATTGTTGTTGACCGTATTTTCCAGAAGCTTTCGCTTTGTTAGCTTCTGCTTGTTGGTTTTGTTGCTTTACGTGTTGTGCAGCAGTTGTTTCTGAAGCGAACTCAGTACCGAATTGTTGCTGAGCTCCTGCAGATTGAGCGTTTTGTTGTTTCACTTGTTGAACGTTTGTACCAGATTGAGTTTTGTTTGGTTGTTTTGCCATTGTAATCACCTCCACGCTTATTAAGATAACCAAGCGTGGATTTCACTATACGATAAATTTCAGGAAAAACATTCCATCAAACAAGAAGCGAACGACCACCGTCAACGATGATGGTTTGACCCCTGATCATGGAAGAATCGTCTGAAACGAGGAACATGACTGACTTCACAAGATCATCGATTTCGACCATGCGTCCTGCAGGTGTTTTGCTGCGGGCATCCTCAAGGAGCTCTTCACGATTAGGGAAGTGTTTGAGTGCGTCCGTGTCGATTGCGCCGCCTGATACGG
Coding sequences within it:
- a CDS encoding YgaB family protein codes for the protein MQQRFNELVTVQLETMDKLLYLQSEIERCQALEEELIELQEMTKIESIQKEILRKKKDLREIQKTFQEQTDEVIRSYQKEQSGVTS
- a CDS encoding gamma-type small acid-soluble spore protein, producing the protein MAKQPNKTQSGTNVQQVKQQNAQSAGAQQQFGTEFASETTAAQHVKQQNQQAEANKAKASGKYGQQQ
- a CDS encoding DUF402 domain-containing protein; translation: MAVPTEGKSVQIHSFKHDGNIHRIWNETTILKGTTNQIIGGNDRTMVTESDGRTWMTREPAICYFHSELWFNIICMIREDGIYYYCNLSSPFVYDHEAIKYIDYDLDIKVFPDMTYTLLDEDEYEAHRKLYGYPDVIDHILKRNVDKLVRWIRQRKGPFAPDFIDIWYERYLTHRG